The following coding sequences lie in one Miscanthus floridulus cultivar M001 chromosome 9, ASM1932011v1, whole genome shotgun sequence genomic window:
- the LOC136483350 gene encoding cytochrome P450 714C2-like — MEGLCVSSLRVLWLTLLPAVLICVLLFSYLWTFLWLRPERIRQRLRRQGVKGPKPSLLLGNIPEMRRIQKQLAESDHQEQQEAAAGGSHRFSSNYMAALFPYFLHWNKVYGSIYLYSTGSIQSLFVTDPDMVRELANCKSLDLGKPRYLQKQLGALLGTGILTANGDLWAHQRKVIASHFFMDKVKGMVDLMAESADEMLVSWEDIVDRGGGSAEVVVDEFLRNFSADVISRVAFGSSFCEGKEIFSKIRQLQVAMAKQDIFAALPGTRYLPTNRNREIRRLGASIRDLILDIVRRHEEEHDPQATSSASNGDGLLRSIVEGAKAAAGAFSPCTAEDFIVDNCKNIYFAGHETTSTTAAWCLMLLAAHPEWQSRARAEVLEVRRHQGQKPVDADTLRKLKTVTMVVQETLRLYPPAPFVTREALRDLTLGGLHVLSGTGVRVPIALAHRDPAAWGPDPDGFDPGRFANGVAGACRPAHMYMPFGVGARTCAGQNLAVVEIKVVLATLLPRFELALSPGYVHRPAFRLTVEPGSGVALVLRKLCSAD; from the exons ATGGAAGGCCTCTGCGTCTCCTCTCTGCGAGTGCTATGGCTGACCCTGCTGCCTGCGGTCTTGATCTGCGTCCTCCTCTTCTCCTACCTGTGGACCTTCCTATGGCTGAGACCGGAGAGGATCAGGCAGAGACTGAGGCGCCAGGGAGTGAAGGGCCCCAAGCCTTCTCTCCTCCTGGGGAACATACCGGAGATGAGGAGGATTCAGAAGCAGCTGGCCGAATCTGACCACCAAGAACAACAAGAAGCAGCAGCAGGGGGCAGCCATCGCTTCTCCTCCAATTACATGGCCGCTCTGTTCCCTTACTTCCTCCACTGGAACAAGGTCTACG GTTCCATCTACCTGTATTCCACCGGAAGCATCCAGTCTTTGTTTGTGACGGATCCAGACATGGTGAGGGAGCTGGCCAACTGCAAGTCTTTGGATCTTGGAAAGCCTCGCTACCTGCAAAAGCAGCTTGGAGCGCTTCTTGGCACAGGAATCTTGACGGCAAACGGTGACCTTTGGGCACATCAACGGAAGGTGATCGCGTCTCACTTCTTCATGGACAAGGTTAAG GGAATGGTGGATTTGATGGCAGAGTCTGCAGATGAAATGCTGGTCTCATGGGAGGATATAGTTGACAGGGGAGGTGGCAGTGCAGAGGTGGTGGTTGATGAGTTCTTGAGGAACTTCTCGGCTGATGTCATATCAAGAGTTGCTTTCGGGAGCAGTTTTTGTGAAGGCAAGGAGATATTCAGCAAGATCCGGCAGCTTCAGGTGGCAATGGCAAAGCAAGATATATTTGCTGCTCTTCCTGGTACTag ATACTTACCAACAAATCGCAACCGAGAGATTCGGAGGCTCGGCGCAAGCATCCGGGACCTCATCCTGGACATAGTGAGGAGGCACGAAGAAGAACACGATCCGCAGGCGACATCATCTGCGAGCAACGGCGACGGCCTCCTGCGTTCCATCGTCGAGGGCGCCAAGGCCGCCGCTGGCGCTTTCAGTCCCTGCACGGCTGAGGACTTCATCGTGGACAACTGCAAGAACATCTACTTCGCGGGGCACGAGACGACGTCGACCACCGCCGCCTGGTGCCTGATGCTCCTCGCCGCGCACCCGGAGTGGCAGTCCCGCGCGCGCGCCGAGGTCCTGGAGGTTCGCCGCCATCAGGGACAAAAGCCGGTGGACGCGGACACGCTCCGGAAGCTGAAGACGGTGACGATGGTGGTGCAGGAGACGCTCCGGCTGTACCCGCCGGCGCCGTTCGTGACGCGGGAGGCGCTGCGCGACCTGACACTCGGCGGGCTGCACGTCCTGAGCGGGACCGGCGTCCGGGTCCCGATAGCGCTGGCGCACCGCGACCCCGCCGCGTGGGGACCGGACCCCGACGGGTTCGACCCGGGGCGGTTCGCCAATGGTGTGGCGGGCGCGTGCAGGCCGGCGCACATGTACATGCCGTTCGGCGTCGGCGCGCGCACCTGCGCCGGGCAGAACCTCGCCGTGGTGGAGATCAAGGTCGTGCTGGCGACCCTGCTGCCCAGGTTCGAGCTCGCGCTGTCGCCCGGGTACGTCCACCGCCCCGCGTTCAGGCTCACCGTCGAGCCCGGGAGCGGCGTGGCCCTGGTGCTTAGGAAGCTCTGCTCTGCTGATTGA